A region from the Silene latifolia isolate original U9 population chromosome 7, ASM4854445v1, whole genome shotgun sequence genome encodes:
- the LOC141591400 gene encoding putative inactive receptor-like protein kinase At3g56050: MIGGLLLQPNKLIENSRGRRRRRKMKVLVVIFIILPLFIIGSSSSLDTDTQGRALLKLKERVVTDPFNALSDWTLKDGFANPCSWSRVHCSDDANVVVLDLKDLCLVGTLPPELGQLSYIKSIILRNNTFNGLIPTQLANLPQLEVLDLGYNNFSGPLPSNLGNNFSLSILLVDNNNLIGTLSPELHQLQLLSQHQVDENHLRGVLDGISCNTQPDSWYNTQPKVFIRRSLLRVPPVSNPSETTIKGNIKREPHMASRHPRHLHKPASKSPSPSPTFAPSPSNAPVPAPAPAAAPFLRAAISPTSARVTLPSSVSSKTPEASSSKHLKVIISASIAGAFALLIIIVAVVLICRSSKVVTVRPWATGISGQLQRAFVSGVPNLKRPELEIACEEFSNIIGSLEDGTVYKGTLSSGVEIAVVASSVKSSDEWSKKLELQFRKKMETLSKVNHKNFVNLIGYCEEEKPFTRMMVFEYAPNGTLFEHLHIKEAERLDWAMRVRIVMGMAYCLEHMHQLNSPISHRDMQSSSVYLSEDYAAKISDFSFWSVGSKSKMRSPSMQLLEASATDIESNVFHFGVVLFEIITGRIPYMEDDSCVADWVLEMLEKGDIPRQSIDPTLSWFQQDQVQTLCHIIRDCVNPDAAERPTMRQVTARLREMTGMSPDAATPKLSPLWWAELEILSTEAL; the protein is encoded by the exons ATGATAGGTGGATTATTATTACAGCCGAATAAGCTGATTGAAAACagtagaggaagaagaagaagaagaaaaatgaagGTGTTGGTTGTTATATTCATCATCCTGCCACTCTTTATTATCGGATCATCTTCATCCCTAGACACTGACACCCaag GAAGGGCTTTGCTCAAGTTAAAAGAGAGAGTGGTAACAGATCCCTTCAATGCCCTCTCCGACTGGACTTTGAAAGATGGGTTTGCCAATCCATGTTCTTGGTCCCGAGTCCACTGCTCTGATGATGCCAAtgttgttgtctt GGATCTCAAGGATCTTTGTCTTGTTGGAACTCTACCGCCTGAGCTTGGACAACTCTCTTACATCAAGTCTAT AATACTGCGAAACAATACTTTTAATGGACTTATACCCACTCAACTTGCCAACCTACCCCAACTAGAAGTGCTAGACTTGGGATACAACAATTTCAGCGGACCACTTCCCTCTAACTTGGGCAACAACTTTTCTTTATCCATTCT CTTGGTGGACAACAATAATCTCATTGGTACCTTGTCTCCCGAGCTTCATCAGCTTCAGTTGCTATCTCAACATCAGGTCGATGAAAACCATCTACGCGGTGTTTTGGATGGGATAAGCTGCAACACCCAACCTGATTCTTG GTACAATACCCAACCAAAGGTTTTTATAAGGAGAAGCTTGTTGAGGGTGCCACCTGTGTCAAACCCATCTGAAACTACTATCAAAGGAAATATCAAGAGGGAACCTCATATGGCAAGCCGTCACCCACGTCATTTGCACAAACCCGCTTCCAAATCCCCATCACCATCACCCACATTTGCTCCATCGCCATCAAATGCACCAGTGCCTGCTCCTGCCCCAGCTGCAGCACCTTTTTTACGTGCAGCTATTTCACCGACGTCTGCCCGGGTTACCCTCCCATCGTCTGTTTCAAGTAAAACCCCGGAGGCGTCAAGCTCGAAGCATCTTAAGGTGATTATATCGGCCTCTATTGCTGGAGCCTTTGCACTTCTGATTATTATTGTGGCGGTTGTTCTTATCTGCCGTAGTAGTAAGGTTGTTACAGTGAGACCTTGGGCCACTGGGATTAGTGGGCAGCTGCAAAGAGCATTTGTGTCAG GTGTGCCTAATCTAAAAAGACCAGAACTTGAAAtagcatgtgaagaattcagTAATATAATTGGCTCTTTAGAAGACGGGACTGTCTACAAAGGCACTCTTTCTAGTGGCGTTGAGATAGCTGTTGTTGCAAGTTCAGTGAAATCTTCTGATGAGTGGTCTAAAAAGTTGGAGCTCCAGTTTAGGAAGAAG ATGGAGACATTGTCAAAAGTAAACCACAAAAATTTTGTGAATCTAATTGGATATTGCGAAGAGGAGAAGCCTTTCACCAGAATGATGGTTTTTGAGTATGCTCCTAATGGAACTCTCTTTGAGCATCTGCACA TAAAAGAAGCTGAACGCTTGGATTGGGCGATGCGGGTACGCATAGTAATGGGTATGGCATACTGCCTGGAGCACATGCACCAGCTCAATTCGCCAATATCTCACAGGGATATGCAGTCTTCTTCTGTATATCTGTCAGAAGATTACGCAGCTAAAATCTCAGACTTCAGCTTCTGGAGCGTGGGAAGTAAAAGCAAGATGAGATCGCCTTCAATGCAACTTCTGGAGGCTTCAGCAACAGACATAGAAAGCAATGTGTTCCACTTTGGGGTAGTTTTGTTTGAAATAATAACTGGTAGAATACCTTATATGGAGGATGATAGCTGTGTCGCAGATTGGGTGTTGGAGATGTTGGAGAAAGGCGATATACCTCGACAAAGTATCGATCCAACACTGAGTTGGTTTCAACAGGACCAAGTACAGACGCTATGTCACATCATCAGAGACTGTGTTAATCCTGATGCAGCAGAAAGACCAACCATGAGACAGGTTACTGCTCGTCTAAGGGAGATGACAGGGATGAGTCCAGACGCAGCTACTCCCAAGTTATCTCCTCTATGGTGGGCTGAGCTCGAGATTTTGTCCACAGAAGCACTTTAA
- the LOC141591403 gene encoding plant intracellular Ras-group-related LRR protein 8, whose amino-acid sequence MEKEEEGEGAVKLQIKFGGSTIGVRASGKSTVSELKCILQELTNVLPRGQKLIHKGRVLDNDCASLSSFRIGDGSKIMLMASQGLHQGDGPILNQAPVLPNYRKLSKTTTASSTTTTTTTSVLSNSRIHRWKVTGVIGLSESNLKVIPDQVWECGSSARLLDLTNNSISHIPLNITSLTSIQKLILSSNQIADDSINWHALSQLNNLQYLSLNHNLLTYLPPSIGALTSLHHLHVAGNLLQSLPLQISNLTRLQILNVSSNRLSTIPPCIGDCGSLTEVDVSSNLLVMLPETLGSLHNLKSLRLSNNGLKSLPSSIFKKCVKLSSLDLHGTQITMDVLREVEGWEEFDKRRCMKYQKQLDFRAGGSAGFDEGADKN is encoded by the exons ATggaaaaggaagaagaaggagaagggGCCGTAAAATTGCAGATAAAATTCGGAGGTTCGACGATTGGAGTGAGGGCATCTGGGAAGAGCACTGTGTCAGAGCTCAAGTGTATCCTTCAAGAGTTGACGAACGTCCTTCCTCGGGGGCAAAAGTTGATTCACAAAGGACGTGTTTTAGACAATGATTGTGCATCTCTGAGTTCATTCCGCATCGGCGATGGCTCTAAAATCATGCTCATGGCTTCTCAAGGCCTTCACCAAGGGGACGGCCCCATCCTCAATCAGGCTCCTGTCCTACCTAATTACAGGAAACTCAGCAAGACCACCACCGCTAgtagtactactactactactactactagtgTTTTGTCTAACTCACGGATTCATCGGTGGAAGGTTACCGGAGTGATTGGGCTTTCTGAATCGAATCTCAAGGTTATCCCTGATCAAGTTTGGGAATGTGGTTCTTCTGCTAGACTCCTTGATCTCACCAACAACTCTATTTCTCATATCCCCCTTAATATCACCTCTTTGACATCCATCCAG AAATTGATATTGAGCAGTAATCAAATCGCGGATGATTCCATTAACTGGCATGCCCTTTCTCAACTCAACAATCTTCAATATCTTTCGTTGAATCACAATCT TTTAACATATCTGCCGCCATCCATCGGAGCACTAACTTCTCTTCACCACCTACATGTTGCTGGCAATCTATTGCAGAGTCTTCCCCTCCAAATAAGTAATCTCACTCGCCTCCAGATTTTAAATGTCAGCAGTAATAG GTTAAGTACTATACCTCCCTGCATAGGTGATTGTGGCTCTCTAACAGAG GTTGATGTGTCATCGAATCTTCTAGTAATGTTACCAGAGACATTGGGAAGTCTTCATAATTTGAAG TCATTGCGGCTCAGTAACAATGGACTCAAATCACTGCCATCTTCCATATTCAAGAAATGTGTCAAGCTTTCATCTCTTGATCTCCATGGAACGCAAATTACAATGGACGTGCTTCGGGAG GTTGAGGGATGGGAAGAATTTGATAAGAGGCGGTGCATGAAGTACCAGAAGCAATTGGATTTCCGGGCAGGTGGCTCCGCTGGATTTGATGAAGGAGCTGATAAAAATTGA
- the LOC141591401 gene encoding pentatricopeptide repeat-containing protein At2g30100, chloroplastic, protein MANSIGFPSTLYYHYSEPPFPKFFFITTRNYNYNYILKSVNPIIPIQSRLLTPLSSVQLDRVLTSEDEDEDEDEDEDEMSEGLFEAIEELERMTRDPSHVLQQMNDRLSPRELQLVLLYFSQDGRDSWCALEVFDWLRKENRLDQETMDLMLSIMCAWVNKLILADKDVSEIVDLLVDMDCVGLKPGFSIMEKAISLFCDLGKYPQAVSFVQDLLTRKIISDANDTHTHTHRGGPAGYLAWKMMEKGNYRDAVKLVIHLRETGLNPQVYSYLIAMTAVVKELNQVTKGLRKLKGFAKAGFVAELDKESIRAVEKFQSDILDEGILLSTWAVQEGNASVLGLVHEKLLAMYICAGRGVEAERQLWEMKLMGKEVERYFYDIVLAICASQRQSGAVSRLLTALEVTSCSTKKKTLTWLLRGHIKGGNFGDATETVTKMLDLGLPPEKVDRIAVVEGLRKRMQQPGYVETYLKLCKHLSDAELIGPCLIYMYIKRYRLWIVKMI, encoded by the exons ATGGCTAATTCAATTGGGTTCCCTTCAACTCTCTATTACCATTACTCTGAACCCCCTTTCCCTAAATTCTTCTTTATTACTACtcgtaattataattataattatatccTCAAATCTGTAAACCCCATTATACCAATTCAATCTAGACTGCTGACCCCACTTAGCTCCGTTCAGTTAGACCGTGTTTTGACAAgcgaggatgaggatgaggatgaggatgaggatgaggatgagatGAGTGAGGGTTTGTTTGAGGCCATTGAAGAATTAGAGCGTATGACCCGTGACCCCTCTCATGTTCTTCAACAAATGAATGACCGCCTCTCTCCCCGTGAGCTTCAGCTCGTCCTCCTCTACTTCTCTCAGGATGGTAGGGACTCCTGGTGCGCCTTGGAGGTCTTTGACTGGCTCAGAAAGGAGAACCGTCTCGATCAAGAGACTATGGACCTCATGCTTTCCATCATGTGTGCCTGGGTTAACAAGTTGATCCTAGCTGATAAGGATGTCTCTGAGATTGTTGATCTTTTGGTTGATATGGATTGTGTTGGACTCAAGCCTGGTTTCAGCATCATGGAAAAGGCCATTTCCTTGTTTTGTGATTTAGGCAAGTACCCTCAAGCTGTTTCTTTTGTTCAGGATCTTCTCACCCGCAAAATCATTTCTGATGCCAATGATacccacacccacacccacaGGGGTGGCCCAGCTGGCTACCTTGCTTGGAAGATGATG GAGAAAGGAAACTATAGAGATGCTGTGAAACTGGTGATTCACCTTAGGGAAACTGGCTTGAATCCTCAAGTTTACAGCTACCTCATTGCAATGACAGCTGTGGTCAAAGAGTTGAATCAAGTCACCAAAGGTTTACGTAAGTTGAAGGGTTTTGCTAAGGCTGGTTTCGTAGCTGAACTCGATAAAGAGAGTATCAGGGCTGTTGAGAAGTTTCAGTCTGATATTCTAGATGAAGGGATTTTGCTGTCTACCTGGGCAGTGCAAGAAGGAAATGCGTCGGTGCTAGGGTTGGTACACGAGAAGCTGCTTGCAATGTATATATGTGCAGGGCGTGGAGTTGAGGCTGAAAGGCAGCTGTGGGAGATGAAGCTTATGGGAAAGGAGGTCGAAAGGTACTTTTATGACATTGTCTTGGCTATATGTGCCTCACAAAGACAAAGTGGGGCTGTTTCAAGGCTGCTGACTGCATTGGAAGTTACAAGTTGCTCCACCAAAAAAAAGACATTGACTTGGTTATTGCGAGGGCATATCAAAGGTGGGAATTTTGGGGATGCTACAGAAACGGTAACCAAAATGCTAGACTTAGGCCTGCCACCTGAAAAGGTGGATAGGATTGCGGTCGTGGAGGGGCTCAGAAAAAGGATGCAACAGCCCGGATATGTTGAAACCTATCTGAAGCTCTGCAAGCACCTCTCAGATGCAGAATTGATTGGGCCATGTctcatatatatgtatataaagCGATATAGACTTTGGATTGTGAAGATGATATAG